The DNA window CGCCGGCAACCCACCCACTGCTCAGCGCCCGCTGGGAATCTCTCTTGGGtagagggaaagggggcggggATCAGAGGTGTCCCTCTGATGGTGGCAGAAGAAgcagacagactgacagacacGCAGCCAACAGTGCGGCCCCAGGGTTCGTCCCCAGACTCTCAAGCTCATTTGGTGGCGACTGGGGCCCGGCGCTGAGAAGCCCAATGTGGTTCGGAGGCAATGGGAAGGCTCGGGGCTGGGAGGCCGCGGCGGGAGGGAAGAGCAGCCCCAGAAGGCTCAGGTGAaaccccccaaccccgcccttAGCCCCCTCCCTTTAAACACCTGCCTTCGCCCTGGGGAACCCCACCGAACTGAAAAGTGGTTCACTTTGTAACTCCGAAAGTTGGTTGCAAAGCAGCATTCACCTTCCTTTCTCACCACCATCCCTCCTCCTCGGCtactccctaccccacctcttGCCCTCCCACTCTCCgtgccctcctccttccctcccccgcctcaCCCTCCCCCGCGCGCCGCTGGCACCCCACAAAATATAGGGGTGGGGGTGTccggggaggggggaagaaatgCTTCGGGTCgcgtctctgcctctctctctctctctctctctctctccctctttgagACCTAAAAATCCTGACAAGTGAAACTTAAAGGTGTTTACCTTGTCATCAGCATGTAAGCTAATTATCTCGGGCAAGATGTAGGCTTCTATTGTCTTGTTGCTTTAGCGCTTACGCCCCGCCTCTGGTAGCTGCCTAAAACCTGGCGCCGGGCTAAAACAAACGCGAGGCAGCCCCCGAGCCTCCACTCAAGCCAATTAAGGCGGACTCGGTCCACTCGGTTACGTGTACATCCAACAAGATCGGCGTTAAGGTAACACCAGAATATttggcagagggagaaaaaaaaaaagcagcgaGTCTTcgccttccccctctcccttttttttcctcctcttccttcctcctccagccgCCGCCGAATCATGTCGATGAGTCCAAAGCACACGACTCCGTTCTCAGTGTCTGACATCTTGAGTCCCCTGGAGGAAAGCTACAAGAAAGTGGGCATGGAGGGCGGCGGCCTCGGGGCTCCGCTGGCGGCTTACAGACAGGGCCCGGCGGCACCGCCGGCCGCGGCCATGCAGCAGCACGCCGTGGGGCACCACGGCGCGGTCACCGCCGCCTACCACATGGCAGCGACGGGGGTGCCCCAGCTCTCGCACTCCGCCGCGGGGGGCTACTGCAACGGCAACCTGGGCAACGTGAGCGAGCTGCCACCCTACCAGGACGCCATGCGGAGCACCGCCTCGGGCCCCGGATGGTACGGCGCCAACCCAGACCCGCGCTTCCCCGCCAGTAAGTGAGGCCGCCCCACCGCGGGGCTGCGCGCTACGCGCGGGAGGAGCGGGGAGAGCCGCCCGAGGGGCGCGGCGCCTGCGGGCTGTGCGCCGGGCATCAGGGTCGGCGCCCGGCAGCGGCGCCAGGGAGTCGGGCGCGGGAGCTGGGGATTGATTCTTCTTCCTGCTGGGCTTAGGGGTCCAAGAAGAGACTCATAGTATCGGGACCTGGGGGAGCAGGCGCTAGTATTCGGTGTCTCCCAGATGCGGCCAACTGGCAGCTCTGCTCTGCGCCGGAGACCTCGCAGTGCCGAAGAAGGTGCCTCCCCAACTTAGGGAGTCGGGGAAAAGCAGGGCGCAGAGAGATGCGGCCTGGCCGGGCGGGAGGCTGCCAGGCAGGGAAGCGCTCAGGCTCCGGGGCCGGCCTCTCTCCAGTCTAATCAGGTGGGAGGGCGGGCAGCACCAGAGCGGGATCTAAATGGGCCAAGCAAGGGCCAGCACTGGGGCTGACAGGCGAGCGCAGGCGAGAGGCAAAGCGTCTAGGGGCTCTAGCTTTCTGAACACCTCCATCTCCTAAACTCCCGAAGTTAGAGTCTTTACTGTGGAAACCCACCTCctggcctgggcccagccagTTCGCCGCCAGTGGCCCGTTAACCCCGCGACTTCAGCCGGGGTTTGGGTACGAACGGAACAAATGTACTTTTTGGGTGGAGCACGGAGACCGAGGGAGGTAGCAGAGTTTGAGGTGGGAGCTCTCCAGGCAGCGCCTCGACGGCATGGCCAGGGCCGGCGCTGGAGATCCCCGCAGCTGGGCCTCTCCGGGTGAGGCGGCCTAGGTGAGGAGGGCGCCGTCGGGGCCCGGCCTGGCCAGCCAAAGGCGCGGAAGGGAGAGGCGGCCTGGCCCGGCCTGGCCCCGGCCGACGCTGTGCGTTTGTCGCTTACAGTCTCCCGCTTCATGGGCCCGGCGAGCGGCATGAACATGAGCGGCATGGGCGGCCTGGGCTCGCTGGGGGACGTGAGCAAGAACATGGCCCCGTTGCCAAGTGCACCGCGCCGGAAGCGCCGGGTGCTCTTCTCCCAGGCGCAAGTGTACGAGCTGGAGCGAcgcttcaaacaacagaaataccTGTCGGCTCCCGAGCGGGAGCACCTGGCCAGCATGATCCACCTGACACCCACGCAGGTCAAGATCTGGTTCCAGAACCACCGCTACAAAATGAAGCGCCAAGCCAAGGACAAGGCGGCGCAGCAGCAACTCCAGCAGgacagcggcggcggcggcgggggcgctGGGTGCCCGCAGCAGCAAGCGCAGCAGCAGTCGCCACGCCGCGTGGCGGTGCCGGTCCTAGTGAAAGACGGCAAACCCTGCCAGGCGGGCGCCCCGGCCACCGGGGCAGCCAGCCTGCAAGGCCACGCGCAGCAGCAGGCTCAACAGCAGGCGCAGGCCGCtcaggcggcggcggcggcgatcTCGGTCGGCAGCGGCGGTCCGGGCCTGGGTGCACACCCGGGCCACCAGCCGGGCAGCGCCGGCCAGTCCCCGGACCTGGCGCACCACGCCGCCAGCCCCGTGGCGCTgcagggccaggtctccagcctgTCCCACCTGAACTCCTCGGGCTCGGACTACGGCACCATGTCCTGCTCCACCTTGCTATACGGTC is part of the Desmodus rotundus isolate HL8 chromosome 7, HLdesRot8A.1, whole genome shotgun sequence genome and encodes:
- the NKX2-1 gene encoding homeobox protein Nkx-2.1 isoform X2; this translates as MWFGGNGKARGWEAAAGGKSSPRRLSRRRIMSMSPKHTTPFSVSDILSPLEESYKKVGMEGGGLGAPLAAYRQGPAAPPAAAMQQHAVGHHGAVTAAYHMAATGVPQLSHSAAGGYCNGNLGNVSELPPYQDAMRSTASGPGWYGANPDPRFPAISRFMGPASGMNMSGMGGLGSLGDVSKNMAPLPSAPRRKRRVLFSQAQVYELERRFKQQKYLSAPEREHLASMIHLTPTQVKIWFQNHRYKMKRQAKDKAAQQQLQQDSGGGGGGAGCPQQQAQQQSPRRVAVPVLVKDGKPCQAGAPATGAASLQGHAQQQAQQQAQAAQAAAAAISVGSGGPGLGAHPGHQPGSAGQSPDLAHHAASPVALQGQVSSLSHLNSSGSDYGTMSCSTLLYGRTW
- the NKX2-1 gene encoding homeobox protein Nkx-2.1 isoform X1, which codes for MSMSPKHTTPFSVSDILSPLEESYKKVGMEGGGLGAPLAAYRQGPAAPPAAAMQQHAVGHHGAVTAAYHMAATGVPQLSHSAAGGYCNGNLGNVSELPPYQDAMRSTASGPGWYGANPDPRFPAISRFMGPASGMNMSGMGGLGSLGDVSKNMAPLPSAPRRKRRVLFSQAQVYELERRFKQQKYLSAPEREHLASMIHLTPTQVKIWFQNHRYKMKRQAKDKAAQQQLQQDSGGGGGGAGCPQQQAQQQSPRRVAVPVLVKDGKPCQAGAPATGAASLQGHAQQQAQQQAQAAQAAAAAISVGSGGPGLGAHPGHQPGSAGQSPDLAHHAASPVALQGQVSSLSHLNSSGSDYGTMSCSTLLYGRTW